From the genome of Procambarus clarkii isolate CNS0578487 chromosome 81, FALCON_Pclarkii_2.0, whole genome shotgun sequence:
ATTACTAATGCTGTAATTTGTGACGAACTCTTGACATGATGTATTTTCATGATCAACTGTCCATAATCACAATAATCCTGGACAAGAAGCAAGAAAAAGAAAGTGGTAGGCTATGAAGGGTTTTCCCAATTAATAATCAACAGTTACACTTGGTCAATTATGGTTATAGAAGGTAAAGCCAGCAGAATACCAAATGTTGACCAGTTAACTAGCTGAACAGTACTAAAGAGACTGAGGGGGAGGCTTAGCGGGGCTTGTAAACACTCAGTTTAATAGCTTGATCTGTCTACACACAAGCTGAGGTGACGAGTTAATACAGCTTGTAAACATTAAAACAATAATAATCTGAAAGCAAAATATTTTAATATCTGTTCAGACAAAACAAAAACCATGCAATACTGTACAGTCAAACCATTCAAAATTTTGACCTTACATCTATTAAAAGACAAGCAATCTCACTTGATTTCTTAAAAAaattacacatacaaaaacacaatagatttgTTATGAACATATTAGGGGAAAACCTCTCAAGATATCCACTAGCTTTAATTAACATgattaatatttttatataatgtAGAATGATAACTTAAGGGACTTTTATAACATTAAAAGCAccaagaaatacaaaacaaaaatgtaTTAAGAAGGATTTAGCCCTTCATAATTTTGAAAGATCAATGTCATTTCACTTCATGGAAAGACATCTTTATGGTTACTGTACAGTTCTAAGTAAACTGCCACAATTACGATACACCTCTTTTTATTACTATCTTcagaaagaaaaagaattaaagATGAACAACATTAGGACTAATTCACTTAATGGCCATTTATTAACTAAAAAAAAGTTGATGTAAAGGACTCTAGTACATTTCCATTGCTTATTGTACTGACAGGTTGAGGTTGACATTATAAATGGTTGTCGACTTACTGTACACACAAATGATTTAAATATCTTGTTGTAGAGAAGCAAAGCGATCAGTCAACTACATTCATATGGACTTACAATTGGTAATATATTCCCAGTATTACTTTTGTTATTGAAAGATCCTCCCACGATACCATAACAATTGCTGTGGTGTCATTAGCGACAGCATCTTGCTTCATGTTATCATACAGGCATTGGTTAATTCAGTTCAGTCATGAATTTTGTTGAATATTGTCTTCAGCTTATTACAGTAAACAAATCAAAATGGAGATATTTTTCTGTATTTTCTGGTGTTTAAGTTATCTAATCAGTCACATGGGATGATCGTGCGATAAGACTGGTTTGATTATACAACTGCATCagtcagtaattacctaagtgtattatctaagtgtagttacaggatgagagctatgctcgtgatgtcccgtctccccagcactctttgtcatatgacgctttgaaattaccgacggttttggcctccactacctcctcacctaacttgttccaatcgtctaccactctgtttacaaaactgaattttctttcttatatttctctggcagctttgttttgttagtttaaatactgtatatgacctcttattcttgaagttccgggtctcaggaattcttcactatcaattttatcgagtcctgttactattttgtacttagtgatcatatcgcctctttttcgtctattttctagtttttgcatgtttaatgcctctaacctttcctcgtagcttttgtccttcagttctgggagccacttaatggcaagtctttgcaccttttccagtttgttaatgtgcttcttaagatcagTATACTCTGCACTGAGATAGTTGTGGCGAGTGAGTACTGTACTAGGCTCAAATCGTGAAGACATGAGCCACccaggcttggtgttcactatgtTACAGATTTGAGCCAAGCagcatttaaaaatatattaatCCTTTATACAATACAGTACAAATTATTAGGCTACCAATATTATTATTACATCtaaaaaattatatacagtactttatGGCAAGACAAATCCTTAAGTGTTTGAAAAGTTCCAACAGTATTGTACTGTACTTGTTAATTTGTATTGCTCCTAAATGCAAATTGTAGTTTATAACATTCTCTGAATGTAATATTAATGTTCTCCCAGATCACAATAGGGAGTTTGTGGAGCCGTTGTCATCCATTGCAGGTGGAAATTCCTAATGGTTTTTAGTTCCAGAGCTGCATTTATAATACTatacaattattttttttaacttttgttTTACAAACCGGcttagagccggtcggccgagctgacagcacgctggacttgtggtcctgtggtcctgggttcgatcccaggcgccggcgagaaacaatgggcagagtttctttcaccctatgcccctgttacctagcagtaaaataggtacctgggtgttagtcagctgtcacgggctgcttcctgggggtggaggcctggtcaaggaccaggccgcggggacactaaagccccgaaatcatctcaagataacctcaagaagatacagtACTGGTACAATGTGTAACCATCTGGCTGCAAAATCCAACACATGTCTTACGAATACATTCATAAGTACAGTATATCCAACACTTGTCTAGATGCTTAGAAAATCTTTGTAATGTACAATAATTAAttcaacttgcttagctaaatgaattttgagGTTAAGTTCCTGAACTCAACTCATTATATGCCTctaacattttctactactgcccGTAGGTTGGGCATGGGgtgaataataaatgaactagGGGTCATTCCATGTGAATTTACCAAAGGCCTCATCACTCGACCCTTTCTAAATCTAATGAAATTTTGTAATAAAGTACCCCTAGACCCCCAAATGAAATTGtgcaaaatattagagctcaatATGCTTTGGTTCTTAAAAAATAGGTCCATGTTCAATGGGCTCTCATCCCATTAATGCATACATATTGTAAAAAGGGCCAACTTTGACCCTTTATCAAATCACGTCTAGTCTCCAAAGGTGTGAAATTTGGCATACAGTACCAGAACAACTTTTGGTGCGGAATACAGCAGTGTAATAAAAAATGTAGTTTGGGTAGCCATTCAGCTACCAATCCATGCTAAAATCACTGCCAAATTTTGCCGTGAGAAATTTGGACCCCAATTTAGAGACCACTTACTCATCACCAAAAGGTCTAAACCCCATGATCTTTTGCAACGATGTATAACAAGCACAATATTATGCAGTGATGCAATAGCAACTCTGTTGTATCCGTATGTCCAGAGGTGGCCCACTTGAAAGTTGGCCAAAAAATTTTTTGTGCAAAACTAGCCAACTTTCAAGGCAAAATATCTCAATATGCGTCattcccaatttggttttgaatgacaCCATTGGATAGAGCAGATTTTTCTGTACAAGAGTAAATTTTATTTAGGTTGAgatctgaattcctagttcagccagaGGACTGAAAATGATATCACACCTTGGTGTGATATcgaaaaaaatgaaattatgaTTCTCCATCTTCTTTGTGCACTGATCATGACTGCTAGCAAATTGATATCCAAACTGATTGGAAAAATTTTAAGCTTTATTGGGTAGAAAATTTTTGAGTGGAATTCAGAATTATTATTAAACAATCGGTGCTATTTTAGGTTCTGTTCTATATTTATCTTTACATCTTTGTAGTATCGTGTCAGCAGGTCAAACATTGCTGTTTACTTATTTGTGTATTTACTTGCAataaatatacaaataaataaaaagcaatattaatattaatgtatTACAGTCTCACTTGAAATTACGTTATTCAGTTAAATAATTTGATTTGAATTCGATTACAGATACGTCATGAATCAGGATTCCATTGTTATTGCCATGTACTATTGCTAGCCATGAGCGTGACTTCTGAATGTCACTCGACAACCTACACTCCCAACAAAGCTTGAAGTTTCTAAAACAGTGTAATGCAGAAGATCAAAAACTGATAGCAAAGCAAAGTGAACTGAACTTGGATGGAGAATCTCAAGTATGCCTCCGTCATGAAGCTTTGCTGTTgacaaaatttgaatttttgcaAAAAACTTGCTGTGATCCCTTCAAGAAGAAATGCCATCTAAAGCGAAAAGATTTGCGACCAATCACAGTAGCTACTGCAGAGAAAATGTCAGATATGCTGAAAGTCAGTATTAAGCCTGGCCAAAAGTTGTGCACATCATGCAGAAAGGAATTCGACAGTAAGCAGGTAAGTGAGTCCAGCTCTACTGAATCTGatggccctgctgataatatgGAAATCTGTGAAAGTGTAAACACAAGTTTATCAGTATTAGGCATCTCACCTATTAAATATCAACCAGTTAATGCAAGGGATAAGCATGGTTATGCAAAGAGTAAGATTAGCCAAGCACAGGAAATAATTGCCGAGCAGATTGCTGCAATTGGAAATATTGATAGCCAAAACCTGTTGGTACCAAGTTCTAGCCAACATTGCACAAATTGCCAAGACTTCAATAAACTCATTGAAGAAATGAAGCTAAAATTCCAGGTAGCAAAGCGCCAAGAAAAAATACAAACCCTAACCCTCGTGCCACAAAGCTAGTCTATCAAAAAGACAATGGAGCAATTCAAAGTTTCAGAATACATGGTTCGTGAAGCTAGGAAGCTGAAAGAATAACAGGGAATACTAGCAATTCCGAAGAAAATGCAGGGCAAGTCAGTTCCTGAGGAAGTGAAGGAAAGGGTAGTACAGTTTTTTGAG
Proteins encoded in this window:
- the LOC138358072 gene encoding ARL14 effector protein-like, yielding MSLDNLHSQQSLKFLKQCNAEDQKLIAKQSELNLDGESQVCLRHEALLLTKFEFLQKTCCDPFKKKCHLKRKDLRPITVATAEKMSDMLKVSIKPGQKLCTSCRKEFDSKQVSESSSTESDGPADNMEICESVNTSLSVLGISPIKYQPVNARDKHGYAKSKISQAQEIIAEQIAAIGNIDSQNLLVPSSSQHCTNCQDFNKLIEEMKLKFQVAKRQEKIQTLTLVPQS